One Nerophis ophidion isolate RoL-2023_Sa linkage group LG06, RoL_Noph_v1.0, whole genome shotgun sequence genomic region harbors:
- the LOC133554522 gene encoding uncharacterized protein LOC133554522, whose protein sequence is MKDHEPKYIIFESCLQSLVKWCHCPTCGSQDISPSWDSNGTQLIMTIQCASCDQRSRWNSQPNIGPYAAGNILLSSGILFAGASSGKVLQVLNSIGVVTYVKRTFFNHQELILQLAIKKVWEEQQWTHFIMLQVEGRPLVLGGDGRADSPGHSAKFGTYTTMELEANVVLDLQVVQSNECHSSYHMGMEGLKKMVELLISWDLDVGVLVTDRHRQIAKWIRENMPKTQHCYDIWHVAKSIGKKLKAIVKLKDCEDLKPWVLSIINHLYWAAASTSP, encoded by the exons ATGAAGGACCATGAACCGAAGTACATCATCTTTGAGTCGTGCCTCCAGAGTCTCGTCAAGTGGTGTCACTGTCCAACCTGTGGCAGCCAGGACATAAGCCCTTCTTGGGATTCGAACGGTACACAGCTGATCATGACCATACAATGTGCATCATGTGACCAGAGGAGTAGGTGGAACAGCCAGCCAAACATTGGCCCTTATGCCGCGGGCAACATCCTGCTATCTTCTGGCATCCTCTTCGCTGGCGCATCTTCTGGCAAGGTGTTGCAAGTGCTGAACAGCATCGGAGTGGTCACGTATGTGAagagaacatttttcaaccaccAAGAGCTCATCCTGCAGCTAGCCATCAAAAAGGTGTGGGAGGAACAGCAATGGACGCACTTCATCATGCTGCAGGTGGAAGGCCGACCCCTCGTCCTTGGTGGTGATGGGCGAGCAGACAGTCCGGGACACAGCGCCAAGTTCGGTACCTACACCACAATGGAGCTAGAGGCCAATGTGGTtctcgaccttcaggttgtacag AGCAACGAATGTCATAGCAGCTACCATATGGGGATGGAAGGACTGAAGAAGATGGTGGAGCTGCTGATCAGCTGGGACCTGGATGTCGGGGTGCTGGTgacagacagacacagacagaTCGCTAAATGGATTCGCGAAAACATGCCCAAAACACAGCACTGCTATGACATCTGGCATGTTGCAAAAT CCATCGGGAAGAAACTAAAGGCCATCGTCAAGCTGAAGGACTGTGAAGACCTGAAGCCCTGGGTGCTAAGTATAATTAACCACCTCTACTGGGCAGCAGCGTCAACATCGCCTTGA
- the c1galt1la gene encoding glycoprotein-N-acetylgalactosamine 3-beta-galactosyltransferase 1-A, giving the protein MKSPTSFWAFSLGFLVGALSFYLTLHQLWLEKSYPMLSEGQDKDMVVHLKPTNWRRKEGTLINRTPIYHEDEDSWVADKLYQKVRVLCWVMTETHNLRTRAHHVRATWARHCNAVVAMSSVKDPDLPAVGLDTNEGRDQLYWKTIRAFHYIYEHHVDQADWFLKADDDTFVVVDNLRWILSNHTPEEPIYFGKRFKPFSKQGYMSGGAGYVLSKEALRRFVEGFRTKVCTHTSPVEDVALGQCLEKMGVLAGDSRDTFHRETFHPFVPEHLLTGKFSKTFWYWNYCYYPIIEGPQCCSDLAVSFHYVPAELMYTLEYYTYHLRAYGYKPRYRPYVHSLSRTTVTAVVQSLRGGINGTHVNGNFPLSANQTGAEMGEKEPKSLLTGNRTAATLHGL; this is encoded by the exons ATGAAGAGTCCCACTTCCTTTTGGGCTTTCTCACTGGGATTCTTGGTGGGGGCCCTCAGCTTCTATTTGACTCTGCACCAGCTGTGGTTGGAAAAGAGCTACCCAATGCTGTCTGAGGGACAAGATAAAGACATGGTGGTACATCTGAAACCCACCAACTGGAGGAGGAAAGAAGGCACTCTCATAAACCGGACCCCGATTTACCATGAAG ATGAAGACAGTTGGGTGGCAGACAAATTGTACCAGAAGGTCAGAGTTCTCTGCTGGGTTATGACGGAGACACATAACCTGCGAACCCGGGCCCACCACGTCAGGGCCACCTGGGCTCGGCACTGCAATGCAGTGGTTGCCATGAGCTCTGTGAAGGACCCTGATTTGCCCGCTGTTGGCCTGGACACGAATGAGGGCCGTGACCAGCTCTACTGGAAGACCATCCGCGCCTTCCATTATATCTATGAGCATCATGTAGACCAAGCAGACTGGTTCTTGAAAGCGGATGATGACACCTTCGTGGTGGTGGACAACCTGCGATGGATTCTGTCCAACCACACCCCTGAAGAGCCCATCTATTTTGGCAAGCGCTTTAAGCCTTTTTCCAAACAGGGTTACATGAGTGGAGGCGCAGGGTACGTGCTTAGTAAAGAGGCCCTCAGAAGATTCGTGGAGGGCTTCAGGACTAAGGTTTGCACGCACACTAGCCCTGTAGAAGACGTCGCTCTTGGCCAGTGTTTGGAGAAGATGGGCGTTCTTGCTGGCGACTCCAGAGATACCTTCCATCGAGAAACCTTCCACCCGTTTGTGCCTGAGCATCTTCTCACTGGAAAGTTCTCCAAAACCTTCTGGTATTGGAACTATTGCTACTACCCGATTATTGAG GGTCCACAATGCTGCTCCGACCTGGCCGTGTCATTTCATTATGTGCCAGCAGAGCTGATGTACACCCTTGAGTACTACACCTACCACTTGAGAGCATATGGCTACAAGCCACGCTATCGACCCTACGTACACTCACTCTCTCGCACAACAGTGACCGCTGTAGTTCAGTCACTCCGAGGAGGGATAAATGGAACACACGTGAACGGGAACTTTCCTTTGAGTGCCAACCAAACCGGTGCAGAAATGGGGGAAAAGGAACCAAAGTCACTTCTAACAGGAAACAGGACCGCAGCTACACTGCATGGCCTATGA
- the tac3a gene encoding tachykinin-3a isoform X1, giving the protein MYPAIIYCTQISDAPFIQSSSLHSAPDRANSPSSVRTIGVADKMRGLILMSLLLIVELRFSLSRCEEPESGKLTPLQRLGLSNPKRNLFKRYSDLDYDSFVGLMGRRDAADTNAVEPPQKREMHDIFVGLMGRRNSEPDNGPWRREYPERRGVFVNKCRLRFLQGL; this is encoded by the exons ATGTATCCAGCTATTATTTATTGCACCCAAATCAGTGACGCCCCGTTTATCCAGAGCAGCTCCCTCCACTCTGCCCCTGACCGCGCCAACTCACCATCGTCTGTACGCACAATAG GTGTTGCTGATAAAATGAGAGGTTTGATATTAATGTCCCTTCTTCTCATCGTCGAACTCCGATTCAGTCTGTCCAGATGCGAGGAGCCAGAGTCAGGCAAACTAACTCCACTT CAACGTCTGGGTTTGAGTAACCCCAAACGGAACCTCTTTAAGAGATACAGCGATTTGGATTATGACAGTTTTGTGGGTTTGATGGGCAGAAGAGATGCTGCCg ATACAAATGCCGTGGAGCCCCCACAAAAAA GGGAAATGCATGACATTTTTGTTGGATTAATGGGAAGGAGAAATTCTGAGCCTG ATAACGGTCCCTGGAGAAGAGAATACCCTGAGAGGAGAGGGGTTTTTGTGAACAAGTGTAGGCTGAG GTTTCTCCAGGGGCTGTGA
- the tac3a gene encoding tachykinin-3a isoform X2 has protein sequence MYPAIIYCTQISDAPFIQSSSLHSAPDRANSPSSVRTIGVADKMRGLILMSLLLIVELRFSLSRCEEPESGKLTPLQRLGLSNPKRNLFKRYSDLDYDSFVGLMGRRDAADTNAVEPPQKNNGPWRREYPERRGVFVNKCRLRFLQGL, from the exons ATGTATCCAGCTATTATTTATTGCACCCAAATCAGTGACGCCCCGTTTATCCAGAGCAGCTCCCTCCACTCTGCCCCTGACCGCGCCAACTCACCATCGTCTGTACGCACAATAG GTGTTGCTGATAAAATGAGAGGTTTGATATTAATGTCCCTTCTTCTCATCGTCGAACTCCGATTCAGTCTGTCCAGATGCGAGGAGCCAGAGTCAGGCAAACTAACTCCACTT CAACGTCTGGGTTTGAGTAACCCCAAACGGAACCTCTTTAAGAGATACAGCGATTTGGATTATGACAGTTTTGTGGGTTTGATGGGCAGAAGAGATGCTGCCg ATACAAATGCCGTGGAGCCCCCACAAAAAA ATAACGGTCCCTGGAGAAGAGAATACCCTGAGAGGAGAGGGGTTTTTGTGAACAAGTGTAGGCTGAG GTTTCTCCAGGGGCTGTGA